In Aspergillus fumigatus Af293 chromosome 6, whole genome shotgun sequence, the genomic window ATGGTACTTAAAGGAAGGATTGGGTCTGCAAGCTGAAACATTTCATCTGGCAATTGACTCTTTCCGGGCCTTTTGCAGGGGGGTGAGGCTTTAAAACTAGATTTCGCGCAAATTGAAGGAGCAAAAAGCGCTACTCATTAAGGTTCCGGTAGGGATGCACCCAAGGCTTGTGGATTATGCGCAAGAAGATTATATTAATTTCTATCATAAGATCTGAGGCAAGACTTCTCATTCAGCATCGTAAGCACCTTCGCGGTCCTCGAAATTCATAAAGTCATCTGAAGCTTGATCGCCCATGATTATCTTCCACGCTTCCTTCACCGTGTCAATGACCCCATCGTCAAAGGCAAGATCAAGGCTGGGAGGCGGGAAGGAGAGTATATTCGCCGACAGTGAGCTTCTTTGAATTCCAGGGGTACCACGGACATCCCGGCTAGGGCGCCCCAACTGTGTAAAACGCAAACACCacaagatctttgcattgGGATCTGCACTGGACTGAAGGAGTTTTTGTACTGCACTTTCAAGAAGCGATTGACCATCAGGTCCGGATATGGAGATACTAGAGTACAAGACACCTGGTATTCGTTAGCGGCGTACCAATCATTAATGAATGGAACATAAAGCATAACGACAAAACGCTCATTATCAGGCTGTCAGAGGTAGGTCTCATCAATGCAGTTACAGGCAATGTAGATAAGTATTCAAGAAAGTCATCATATGAGCATATGGGAAGTGCCGTGTAAGAACGAAAAGGAAATGCAACTTACTTTGTCCTGGTGGACACTCGCCAGTCTCGCTGGAGTGAACCAGAATATATACTGAGGGTGAGTCATCTCTTTGACCCAAAAGTGCTCCTGGGAATACCACAACTGCGCATACAGGAATTGGGCCACCTTCTGCAGTAACCGGAAAGAGACTTTCTAGTGACGAAGAGACAACCGTGATTGACCGCGAAACCTTTTCATAATGAGCAGATTCCAGGACATTTGCAGGGAGGTCCCAGTTTGAACCAACTAGAAATCGAGTTTTAATCGACTCATCATTGGCAAGTTGAGCCTCGATGCGCCCAACATCGCCATTGTCGGCCTCAATGGGGTCATTTCTGACCGACTGGATCCCAGAATCCAAGACGTACACTCCGCCCCCGACAGCGAGAGCTCGGCAGGCCACTTGAGAGATCTCGGATCCTCCACCCCATTTGGCAACCAAACTTCCAAATCCAGGACCGAAGACACCTATAGAGGTCAAGTGCCGCTTGATGCGCGTTACCGCATATTCGGCTGATGTCTGGGTCGGAGGACTCTGGGCCAATGAAAGCGATAGAAGGGGATCGTGAAGTTCGGCAGGGACATGGAAACTGGAGTTGAGATAGTCTGGGAATGAACCGGTCAGATCCTCCTGTTCCGACGAGCATTCATCATTTTGTTGAGGATTGGCGATGCGTCGGAGAAACCTCATCAGCGTTCGCTTTGATTTAACGCTAATCACATCATCGGCGAAAACATCTTCGCGGCTGCTCGGCACACGGTACAAATCTGAGAATGCATTGACAGTCGTGCTACTGCTCCCGGAAGCCGAGTTGCTCGAAGGTCTGTAAATCCACCAGCTTCCAACGACCTGAAATTCAAGCTGGCGGTAGACCTTCGAGGACACTAGCGTGGGCAACAATGTAGAACGGCAGTAGATCAGTTGCGGTGACAACGTAAGTGTGTATGCTCGAGAAGAAGCTAGTCGAGCGTTGCACTCCTCTGTTTGCTGGGGCTTCAAAATGGACGCGTCTTCAAAGGGGAAAGACTTCGGTTCTAGCTTATTAACACCAGTCAGCAAATAATGGTAGCACATATCAGAGGCAAAAATGCCATAAATTACCTTGATTCACTTGGGAAACCCAGTTCTCAGCTTCCTGAAGGCTGAATGCTGCCTCAGAACCTCCATAATATGGATTACGGTCAATGTGAAGTACCTTCTTGCCTGACCGCGAGAGGGCCCTAAAAGAGTCAAAAGTCAGCAAAAGAACGAGTAAAGCAGCTGATAATCATCAACTCACAATGCCAGAAGTGACTGCGCCAGCCCTGTACCAGAGATTGTTACATCCCATGGCGTCTCTGCCAACGACTCCATGCTGAGAATGGAAGTAGTAAGGCGTACAGAGCTGGGAGAAAAAGATTTAGTGTGATGCTATATGATGAGCAAACCCAGCTATCATCACGTCGGGTGGCAGGCAATGGAGCACTTCCTAGCAAGCAGGAATCTCCTGCCCATGTATACGGTGGGACTTTTCATCCGTCCTTGAAAGGAAGAGCTTCGAGGGAAATAAAATGGAAAGCGACGGAGACTCACAGAAATACTTCCGTGCTGACCCGCCTCGATAGTGCGGCACGTGATGGAGCTCGGGCCATATTCTTCACGGCCGAGATACTCGACCAGCAAGATATATTCTGCTCGACTGTTTATTTTCCATGTTTGCTTGTTCGTTTCACTGGTGAAAACTATTCCTTCACAGCTTAGCATACAGCGGCTGCCATGCCTTCATCGAGACGATCTGCTAGATAAATCTTCTATATGGGCTTTCGGAGCACAAAGTCGAGCTATGCCAGGATTCAACTATTCCGAATCAAGTTAGACAGCTTTGCTACCTTGGCACCTTTAAAAAAATGCTCTCTCAAAGgatcttttcttttccctaTCACACCACTCCCCAGTGCTCTGCACGGCATTCTGCGCGCTACCATAGCAGATTCGTCTCATACCGACAAGCCTTCATTGGTCTTGTCCTTACAGGGAGTGGTAGATAGGATTATATCACTCTGTATCTGCTGCTCCGGATGGAGACATCTGATGGAAGCGGTTCGTTTGTAGTGATACATATCGTCATATTGTAGCTCTCTGGGCTGCAGAAAAGGTAGACAGCTGGCATATACATGTAGCACCTTAGAACAATTCCTAACGCGTGGGTGGACATGGTGCATCGTTTCGACTGCCGCGTTTCTTGTCACCACGACGTCTAGTGGTACATCAAGCCCGCATACTGGAGGTTTAGGCTATAACCTTCGAGTAGTGTTCTCCAGACTCCGTCCGAGAGAGGCGTGTGATGAAGACAGCGACGCATGTGCATATAACTTCGAAATCAGTTTGTGATAGAACGCATTGCAGCTCGTCTCActcatcgccttcttccaCGACTTTGGCGCGAATAATCTTGACCTCGTCGACAGGCCTATCCTCAGAATTCGTCTTGACGAGTCCCATTCGCTGTATTACTCGCATTCCACTTTTCACTCGACCGAAAATTGTGTGCTTTCCATCTAACCACGGTGTAGGCGCAAgggtgatgaagaactggCTGCCGTTGGTGTTGGGTCCACTGTTCGCCATGCTCAACACACCAGCTCCTGTGTGCTTGAGACCCGGAtgaatctcatcctcaaaCTTCTCGCCGTAGATTGAACTGCCTCCCCTGCCGGTACCAGTAGGATCGCCGGTCTGTACCATGAAGTTGGGGATAATGCGGTGGAAAATCACGTTGTTGTAATAACCTCGTTGCGCCAGAGTCGCGAAATTCCTGCAAGTCTAGTCAAGTATACATCAGCATGTGAAGAGCGCCCGGGCCGAAGGATAATTTTTTTGCTTACCTTTGGCGCATGCTCATTGTAAAGCTCTACTGTGAATGAGCCCTGGAATACGTTAGAGGAGCCAATTGTGGTGTAGCCACAGGATAGTCCCTACCATGCTCGTATCAAATACCACGTCAGTCGCCATTATTCTTCTGAAAGCAGTCAAAGAAAAATATCAGACGACTTCAAATCGTTCTTCCAACAGAGTAGAAGGTTGTATTCGAGCTTCCTAATGATCTCGCGGCGGGAATGAAGATGCTTGTCTTGGCATCTATCATTGGGAAACACAGGGCTTTGACACTTCTCTCTCTTTGGTTAAAACAGCCTCCTACAGCCACGAACTGATTTCCAACCACAGAGCAACCAGATGAATATTCTCCTCTTAAGCTGAAGATTATCCCTCTTTCTCTACCCCTCTACTTGTGACCCGGAGTCTCGCAGTTGTCATGGACGAGGTTAGTCCACTTGCGGAGCTCTTGGGGCAGGCCATCTACCAGTACACGAAGATCAAACCTTTCCTACCGACATACGGCCATCTACTTGTTTCGGCTCTCTTTCCTATTTACATTGGCGCCCATGCATCCCTTTCGAGACCCTCGTCTGCTGCCAAACCTCCCAAGAAAGACACGAATAACATCGAAACAGAcaatgaggaagaagacgaggaaggacTGAGCCCCGTCCAGAAGATGGAGGGTCTTGAGCCCAGTGATGCGCTAATGTTCCCGTTGACTGCCGGTCTCACTCTCGGTGGTCTCTATTTGATCATCAAATGGTTGGATGATCCAGCCATATTGAACAAGGTCCTGAGCTTTTACTTTTCTCAGATGGGACTCTTTTTCGCAGTCGCATTCCTGAAGGACTGTCTTTTGGTCTTTcgatcctttcttttccctcgcCGATATCGATTCGCTGGCAGGATTTGGAGGGCGAAACAGTCGGAACGAGTTTTTAAAGCCGATCAGCAGGACTCGACGCAGGGGTCGGCCCAATTCCGCCATACTCCCCTTCCGGGAATCTTTGGCTCGATTCCATTACCGGCTGCCTTGGTCGCAGGCCTTTGGGCGTGTCGCAACGTCGCGTATCAGAGACTGAAGCTGCGGGCTCACGTGCGCGGTGTCTTCACCGGCGAATGTCTGGTGGGCCTGCTGGACGTAATCAGTGCGCTGCTAGCTCTGTCTACTGTTGGGTATTTCGCATTTGTTGCGAAACCATGGTGGCTGACAAACTTTCTGGGTTTCAGCTTCTGTTACGGCGCGCTGCAGTTCATGTCACCATCAACGTTCAAAACTGGGTCACTTATTCTGGGCTCGTTGTTTCTCTATGATATCTACTTTGTTTTTTATACCCCGTTAATGGTGACAGTCGCTACAAAACTAGATGTACCAATCAAGCTTTTGTTTCCCCGGCCACCTGCTCCTGGTGAAGCCCCGGATGTTGTTTCCTTGGCGATGCTGGGCCTGGGGGACATTGTCATTCCCGGTATGAT contains:
- a CDS encoding putative Rab geranylgeranyl transferase escort protein; the encoded protein is MESLAETPWDVTISGTGLAQSLLALALSRSGKKVLHIDRNPYYGGSEAAFSLQEAENWVSQVNQEPKSFPFEDASILKPQQTEECNARLASSRAYTLTLSPQLIYCRSTLLPTLVSSKVYRQLEFQVVGSWWIYRPSSNSASGSSSTTVNAFSDLYRVPSSREDVFADDVISVKSKRTLMRFLRRIANPQQNDECSSEQEDLTGSFPDYLNSSFHVPAELHDPLLSLSLAQSPPTQTSAEYAVTRIKRHLTSIGVFGPGFGSLVAKWGGGSEISQVACRALAVGGGVYVLDSGIQSVRNDPIEADNGDVGRIEAQLANDESIKTRFLVGSNWDLPANVLESAHYEKVSRSITVVSSSLESLFPVTAEGGPIPVCAVVVFPGALLGQRDDSPSVYILVHSSETGECPPGQSVLYSSISISGPDGQSLLESAVQKLLQSSADPNAKILWCLRFTQLGRPSRDVRGTPGIQRSSLSANILSFPPPSLDLAFDDGVIDTVKEAWKIIMGDQASDDFMNFEDREGAYDAE
- the cyp1 gene encoding putative peptidyl prolyl cis-trans isomerase (CypC) — its product is MATDVVFDTSMGSFTVELYNEHAPKTCRNFATLAQRGYYNNVIFHRIIPNFMVQTGDPTGTGRGGSSIYGEKFEDEIHPGLKHTGAGVLSMANSGPNTNGSQFFITLAPTPWLDGKHTIFGRVKSGMRVIQRMGLVKTNSEDRPVDEVKIIRAKVVEEGDE
- a CDS encoding aspartic endopeptidase; protein product: MDEVSPLAELLGQAIYQYTKIKPFLPTYGHLLVSALFPIYIGAHASLSRPSSAAKPPKKDTNNIETDNEEEDEEGLSPVQKMEGLEPSDALMFPLTAGLTLGGLYLIIKWLDDPAILNKVLSFYFSQMGLFFAVAFLKDCLLVFRSFLFPRRYRFAGRIWRAKQSERVFKADQQDSTQGALLALSTVGYFAFVAKPWWLTNFLGFSFCYGALQFMSPSTFKTGSLILGSLFLYDIYFVFYTPLMVTVATKLDVPIKLLFPRPPAPGEAPDVVSLAMLGLGDIVIPGMMVGLALRFDLPFPNLISRPACLGTLSE